A single uncultured Acetobacterium sp. DNA region contains:
- a CDS encoding SoxR reducing system RseC family protein, with protein MKQEEIGIVLEIDGKMAKVKAARHGDCENCGSCPGDMAIVMDVQNPLSAKPGQKVAFEIPQANMLQAAFMVYIMPLLAAGIGAIIGWYVATQFNWPVVPWQVGGGIAIFILSLFLVKIYDRAVKKNSKMLPVITKILS; from the coding sequence TTGAAACAAGAAGAAATTGGAATTGTTTTAGAAATAGATGGGAAAATGGCCAAAGTTAAGGCAGCCCGACATGGAGATTGTGAAAACTGCGGTTCTTGTCCAGGCGACATGGCCATTGTTATGGATGTTCAAAATCCGCTTTCTGCCAAACCAGGACAAAAAGTCGCCTTTGAAATACCCCAGGCGAATATGCTTCAGGCTGCCTTTATGGTTTATATTATGCCGCTATTAGCAGCCGGTATTGGTGCTATAATCGGGTGGTATGTGGCAACCCAGTTTAATTGGCCTGTTGTTCCCTGGCAAGTTGGTGGAGGAATAGCCATATTTATTTTGTCACTTTTTTTAGTGAAAATATATGATAGAGCTGTGAAAAAAAACAGCAAAATGTTACCGGTGATTACAAAAATATTGAGTTAG
- a CDS encoding ATPase, T2SS/T4P/T4SS family — protein METKNIRIGDILINAGFIKEEQLQEALAYQKVDKSKRLGAILVDYGYVTEAQLLEALSKRLNVLVLDLRDTVIDLEAAGKIPQNIAFKYTLIPIGEENNHLVVAMNDPLDFYAIEDLRLITNMSIDVVLATREVILEAIRKSYTEIEARKAASAANKTVEGSSLSFVEDILTNVGDAPIVNLVNSVLLKGHNAGASDIHIEPFEKETIIRLRVDGLIVDYLTLANNLHQSLIARIKILSNLDIAERRVPQDGHFRIRIDGVEMNVRSSSIPTVYGEKMVMRFLSMNVPLDHAGQFGMNDEDYQKILQMLQSPHGVVYITGPTGSGKTTTLYMILEMLSQRNVNIATIEDPVERNLPKINQTQVNILAGLTFDTGLRSILRQDPDIIMVGETRDSETASIAVRSAITGHLVLSTLHTNDAVSAVVRLQDMGVEPYMVANSLTGVVAQRLVKKICPNCREAYIPSEIEKALLSEPRLTTLYRGRGCHMCNNTGYKGRTAIHEILAIDKTIRTMISRKEPVEDIYSYVEETGKLIPLRKSVSNLTINGITSMEEFLKLSYYVE, from the coding sequence ATGGAAACTAAAAATATTCGGATCGGCGATATTCTCATCAATGCTGGTTTTATCAAGGAAGAACAGCTTCAGGAAGCCCTGGCCTATCAGAAGGTTGATAAAAGCAAACGGCTGGGGGCCATTCTGGTTGACTATGGCTATGTAACAGAGGCTCAATTGCTGGAGGCATTATCCAAACGACTGAATGTCCTGGTGCTTGATTTGCGAGATACGGTCATCGATCTGGAGGCCGCCGGGAAAATTCCCCAAAATATTGCGTTTAAATACACGCTGATTCCGATTGGCGAAGAAAACAATCATCTGGTGGTGGCTATGAATGATCCGCTGGATTTTTATGCCATCGAGGATTTGCGCCTGATTACCAATATGAGCATCGACGTGGTTTTAGCCACCCGGGAAGTGATTTTGGAGGCGATTCGCAAATCCTATACCGAAATTGAAGCGCGAAAGGCGGCATCGGCTGCTAATAAAACAGTTGAAGGCAGCAGCCTCTCATTTGTGGAGGATATTCTCACCAATGTGGGTGATGCGCCGATTGTCAACCTGGTTAATTCCGTGCTGCTAAAAGGCCATAATGCTGGGGCCAGTGATATTCATATCGAACCCTTCGAGAAGGAAACGATTATTCGACTACGTGTCGATGGTCTGATTGTCGATTATCTGACTTTGGCTAATAACCTCCATCAGTCCTTAATTGCCCGAATTAAGATCCTGTCAAATTTGGACATTGCCGAACGACGAGTCCCCCAGGATGGTCATTTTCGGATTCGGATCGACGGTGTTGAAATGAATGTCCGAAGCTCCAGCATCCCCACGGTTTATGGGGAAAAAATGGTGATGCGTTTCTTAAGCATGAATGTGCCATTGGATCATGCTGGTCAATTCGGAATGAATGACGAAGATTATCAGAAAATCCTCCAGATGTTACAAAGTCCTCACGGCGTGGTTTATATTACCGGCCCCACCGGTAGCGGTAAAACCACCACGTTATATATGATTCTGGAAATGCTCAGTCAACGAAATGTCAATATTGCCACCATTGAAGATCCGGTGGAGCGGAATCTGCCTAAAATCAACCAGACTCAGGTGAATATTCTGGCCGGACTGACCTTTGATACCGGGCTGCGATCAATCTTAAGACAGGATCCGGATATTATCATGGTTGGTGAAACGCGGGACTCGGAAACAGCCTCCATTGCCGTGCGATCCGCTATCACCGGCCATCTGGTGCTTTCAACTCTGCATACCAATGACGCTGTTTCAGCTGTGGTCCGCTTGCAGGACATGGGTGTCGAACCCTATATGGTCGCCAACTCACTCACTGGAGTAGTCGCTCAGCGGCTGGTGAAAAAAATCTGTCCCAATTGCCGGGAAGCCTATATTCCTTCAGAAATTGAGAAAGCGTTACTGAGCGAACCGCGACTGACCACTCTTTATCGCGGCAGGGGCTGTCATATGTGTAATAACACCGGCTATAAAGGGCGAACTGCGATTCATGAAATTCTGGCCATTGATAAGACCATCCGAACAATGATTTCCCGGAAAGAGCCGGTGGAAGATATTTATAGTTATGTGGAAGAAACCGGCAAGCTAATTCCGCTCAGGAAAAGCGTATCCAATTTAACCATCAATGGCATAACTTCGATGGAAGAATTCCTCAAATTATCATATTATGTCGAATAA
- a CDS encoding EAL domain-containing protein yields the protein MKVKSKTIKASFIGILTVVLFFVLSWYYVSLINHALREQTFLYLSELGSRGADLVESKVTNELENLKTTSKLIEASGNFDQNQMLSLIKLQVAEGHYKRMAIALPNGDALTTDGVHLNVSDRAYFQEAIKGNAAVSDTINDYTDNKPINVYAAPIFRGNEVVGLVLASVNTEDLKSYLEVGSFSNQGYSYIVKSNGDEVISSLHPNSVGGFENMFDVLVLGKMKDGDDLATIKQKMALRENGNFSALYAGLERHTMYQSLTINDWYMMTVVPTQVVSAQTKQISWYSFMLIAAALFAITLLFIVVLIFQYRSKKRLERIAYVDEVTGGNNWQKFKLEATEILESKNLNDCALLTFDIDRFRFINEEYGHEKGDEVLQMVVGILRTRMGKQESYARVSGDHFAILCVCDSRDKITRRIKEFVRFLNIEREAIGIKERLSCHFGIYIIEDKKGNLEKIREKANMARIAAKTAENNRWFFYSDAFRKKIGDEKEIIDQMEDALENNEFEMYLQPKYNLHINDYCGCEALVRWRHPQKGLISPGEFIPIFEQTGFIKKLDMFMLEEVCKILKSWEDKKHPEISISVNISRKNLKQTSFIESVLNITNQYRINRGRLEIELTESSIFEDVDRMIEVGEAFRKYGFKMAMDDFGSGYSSINLLGNLPLDVIKMDQGFFNSQLNPEQNHIVVESTINMIKKLGMTVVAEGIETAAEVEMLRALGCDIIQGYYFGKPMSVNAFEKQILQQLILVEEGMNGN from the coding sequence ATGAAAGTAAAGTCTAAAACGATTAAAGCAAGCTTTATTGGTATTTTAACTGTTGTTCTTTTTTTTGTTTTGAGCTGGTATTATGTATCCCTGATTAATCATGCGCTGAGAGAGCAAACTTTTTTATATCTTTCAGAGTTGGGAAGTCGGGGGGCCGATCTGGTTGAGTCCAAGGTGACTAATGAGCTGGAAAATCTTAAAACCACCAGTAAACTCATTGAAGCCAGCGGCAATTTTGATCAAAATCAAATGCTGAGTTTGATCAAATTACAGGTTGCTGAGGGTCATTATAAACGGATGGCGATTGCTCTGCCCAATGGGGATGCGCTGACAACCGATGGCGTGCACTTAAATGTAAGTGATCGAGCTTATTTTCAGGAGGCCATTAAAGGCAATGCAGCTGTGTCTGATACCATCAACGATTATACCGATAACAAACCCATCAATGTTTATGCCGCCCCTATTTTTCGTGGCAATGAGGTGGTAGGCTTAGTTTTGGCTTCGGTGAATACTGAAGATTTGAAAAGCTATCTGGAGGTAGGGAGTTTTTCTAATCAGGGTTACTCCTATATTGTTAAATCTAATGGGGATGAAGTCATTTCATCGCTTCATCCGAATAGTGTGGGCGGGTTTGAAAATATGTTCGATGTGCTGGTATTGGGAAAAATGAAAGATGGCGATGATCTGGCAACGATCAAACAAAAAATGGCTCTAAGAGAAAATGGGAATTTTTCTGCGCTTTATGCAGGTCTGGAACGCCATACTATGTACCAGTCGTTGACGATTAATGACTGGTACATGATGACGGTGGTCCCTACCCAGGTGGTTAGCGCCCAAACCAAACAAATCAGCTGGTATTCTTTTATGTTGATTGCAGCCGCTTTATTCGCAATTACCTTATTATTTATTGTGGTTCTTATTTTTCAGTATCGGTCAAAGAAACGACTCGAACGGATTGCCTATGTGGATGAAGTCACCGGGGGAAATAACTGGCAAAAATTCAAGTTGGAAGCTACCGAAATTCTGGAGTCAAAAAATCTGAATGATTGTGCCTTGTTAACCTTTGATATTGATCGGTTTCGTTTTATTAATGAAGAATACGGTCATGAAAAAGGTGATGAAGTCCTCCAGATGGTGGTGGGCATTTTAAGGACGCGGATGGGAAAACAGGAAAGTTACGCCCGGGTATCGGGGGATCACTTTGCGATTCTTTGCGTCTGTGATAGCCGAGATAAAATAACCCGGCGGATCAAAGAATTTGTCCGGTTTTTAAATATCGAGCGAGAAGCGATTGGCATCAAAGAGCGGCTTTCCTGCCATTTTGGAATATACATCATTGAAGATAAAAAGGGTAATCTGGAAAAAATCAGAGAAAAAGCCAATATGGCCAGAATTGCTGCCAAAACCGCCGAGAACAACCGCTGGTTCTTTTATTCCGATGCCTTTCGGAAAAAAATCGGCGATGAAAAAGAAATCATCGATCAAATGGAAGATGCGTTGGAAAACAATGAGTTTGAGATGTATCTCCAACCCAAGTACAATCTGCATATCAATGATTATTGCGGCTGCGAAGCGCTGGTTCGCTGGCGGCATCCCCAAAAAGGATTAATCTCTCCGGGGGAATTTATTCCCATTTTTGAACAAACCGGGTTTATTAAAAAGTTGGATATGTTTATGCTGGAAGAGGTTTGTAAAATTCTAAAAAGCTGGGAAGATAAAAAACACCCGGAAATATCGATTTCGGTAAATATTTCCCGAAAAAATCTCAAGCAAACTAGCTTTATTGAAAGTGTTCTAAATATTACCAATCAGTATCGGATCAATCGGGGGCGTCTGGAAATAGAACTCACCGAATCCAGTATTTTTGAAGATGTGGATCGGATGATTGAGGTCGGAGAAGCCTTTCGGAAGTATGGTTTTAAAATGGCCATGGATGATTTTGGATCTGGCTATTCTTCAATTAATTTATTGGGGAATCTCCCTCTGGATGTGATTAAGATGGATCAGGGCTTTTTTAACAGTCAGCTCAATCCTGAACAGAATCATATTGTGGTCGAGTCCACTATCAATATGATCAAAAAACTGGGGATGACAGTTGTTGCCGAAGGGATAGAGACGGCAGCAGAGGTCGAAATGTTAAGAGCATTAGGCTGTGATATTATTCAGGGTTACTATTTTGGAAAACCAATGTCGGTTAATGCATTTGAAAAACAAATTTTACAACAATTGATCTTAGTGGAAGAGGGAATGAATGGAAACTAA
- a CDS encoding type IV pilus twitching motility protein PilT, whose product MTSFLDLVNYGRRNDCSDIHLSSELPPVFRKNGKLYQSDFEHNPQIIHNLIFSLLNPEERQILESGTDLDFCHVTPEGLRQRVNIYKQQGSYAAAIRLLNDTIPSFEDLKLPPIIRKLASEPRGLILITGPTGSGKSTTLASMIDYINTNRAVHILTIEDPVEYKHEHKRSIVHQREIGVDASSFAAALRSSLREDPDVILVGEMRDYETVSAAVTAAETGHLVLSTLHTIGAANTIDRIIDVFPPHSQQQIRTQLSSILKGVITQQLLPLATGDGRMAALEVLIGTDAVLNLIRENKTHQLASVMQTGGRDGMKTLNADLAMLVRDQKITYDVGLEWASDKQEFNQYFGNR is encoded by the coding sequence ATGACAAGTTTTTTAGATTTGGTCAACTATGGCAGACGGAATGATTGCTCGGATATTCATTTATCCAGTGAATTGCCGCCAGTTTTTCGAAAAAACGGAAAACTTTATCAAAGTGATTTTGAACATAATCCCCAAATTATCCATAATCTGATTTTCAGCCTGTTAAACCCGGAGGAACGACAGATTCTCGAATCTGGTACGGATCTCGATTTTTGCCATGTGACCCCAGAAGGATTGCGCCAGCGGGTGAACATCTACAAACAGCAAGGCAGCTATGCCGCCGCCATCCGTTTGCTCAATGATACGATCCCCAGTTTTGAAGATTTAAAATTGCCGCCAATAATCAGAAAGTTAGCCAGTGAGCCCCGGGGATTGATTCTGATTACCGGCCCCACCGGCAGCGGGAAGTCCACCACTTTGGCCTCAATGATCGATTATATCAACACCAACCGGGCGGTGCATATTTTAACGATTGAAGACCCGGTGGAATATAAGCACGAACATAAGCGCAGCATTGTCCATCAACGGGAAATCGGGGTGGATGCCAGCTCTTTTGCTGCGGCGTTGCGATCTTCACTGCGGGAAGATCCAGATGTTATTCTGGTCGGTGAAATGCGAGACTACGAAACCGTTTCGGCCGCCGTCACCGCTGCCGAAACCGGCCATCTGGTGTTATCTACCCTCCATACCATTGGGGCCGCCAATACCATTGACCGGATTATTGATGTGTTTCCCCCTCATAGTCAACAACAGATCCGCACCCAGCTTTCTAGCATCTTGAAAGGAGTCATTACTCAGCAGCTGCTCCCGCTGGCCACTGGTGATGGGCGAATGGCCGCCCTGGAGGTACTGATTGGGACCGATGCAGTACTGAACCTGATTCGTGAGAACAAGACCCATCAACTGGCCTCGGTGATGCAGACTGGCGGACGGGATGGCATGAAAACCCTTAATGCCGATTTAGCGATGCTGGTGCGGGATCAAAAAATTACCTATGATGTCGGCTTGGAATGGGCCAGTGATAAACAGGAGTTCAATCAGTATTTTGGGAATCGATAA